In the genome of Dermacentor andersoni chromosome 3, qqDerAnde1_hic_scaffold, whole genome shotgun sequence, one region contains:
- the LOC140216760 gene encoding uncharacterized protein: MDSSAIPFPTEGTVAELPGGSNGDDDPCGHHEALLQTSREPLHLQVHTISGAVYHVKDLASDNTILQLKQHLQDRSGIPPDVQRIIYRHHELADMYTLGECRLTDGCKLHLFVNIRGGYTPPELPKASSATGFSTEAESIKLRAWIRPGNCVEVESHLGATIGSVKESIEKLTGMRAAHQTLMFRGEEMSDEHTLAHYAVRAHGYEERSIYVSQCKGKGATE; the protein is encoded by the exons ATGGACTCCTCCGCGATACCTTTCCCCACAGAAGGAACG GTGGCTGAATTGCCTGGTGGAAGCAATGGAGATGACGACCCGTGCGGACATCACGAAGCT CTTCTGCAGACCTCGAGGGAACCGCTACACCTGCAAGTGCACACCATCTCGGGCGCGGTGTACCACGTCAAGGACTTGGCCAGCGACAACACCATCCTACAACTGAAGCAGCATCTCCAGGATCGAAGCGGGATACCACCCGACGTGCAGCGGATAATCTATCGGCACCATGAGCTGGCTGACATGTACACGCTCGGAGAGTGCCGTCTCACAGACGGCTGCAAACTTCACCTCTTCGTAAACATTCGCGGAGGCTATACCCCGCCCGAACTTCCGAAAGCAAGTTCTGCTACAGGTTTCTCAACA GAGGCGGAGTCTATTAAGCTGCGCGCCTGGATTCGACCAGGCAATTGCGTCGAGGTGGAGAGCCACCTCGGGGCGACCATCGGCAGCGTCAAGGAGAGCATCGAGAAACTGACCGGAATGCGGGCGGCCCACCAGACGCTCATGTTTCGCGGCGAAGAAATGAGCGACGAGCACACGTTGGCGCACTACGCAGTGCGCGCTCATGGTTATGAGGAGAGATCAATCTATGTATCTCAATGTAAAGGAAAGGGGGcaacggaatag